A genomic stretch from Plasmodium vivax scf_6695 genomic scaffold, whole genome shotgun sequence includes:
- a CDS encoding variable surface protein Vir27-like, truncated (encoded by transcript PVX_069190A), giving the protein KDDLEELESKFLYYNRFIEANELYCSNGFPYDEIKKKIKRYVNDDKISEELVNGICSFNIQKVGQFCNTLCDYFYYWIGDKIYNLVSNENDFTETINTLYTELSRYAKEDKCKCNSKHETNENFKKIKIAYDYSNDYETIKEHLETNNNMCDADYNKYLNNAVEAYNSVREDCNKDIQPQYCIQLTSFISDFFENTLSPLQCDLRNVHREVQRKHSSSSTEFSVLGDPPAIPPHEDMPEDGASISATTDTVMPEIKESISVPTDKYMSKIITNVSFPIGAASTMLLLYKFTPVGSFFRRNLGKNKVMDQTMNSSMIGAIGGYIYNNDQTYLGRHRYNLSYSPE; this is encoded by the exons GATTTATTGAAGCAAACGAATTGTACTGTAGTAATGGTTTTCCTtatgatgaaataaaaaaaaaaataaaacgttaTGTTAATGATGATAAAATTTCTGAAGAGCTTGTTAATGGTATATGTTCTTTCAATATTCAAAAAGTAGGGCAATTTTGTAATACTTTAtgtgattatttttactactGGATAggagataaaatatataatttagtgAGTAATGAAAACGATTTCACAGAAACTATTAATACACTTTATACAGAATTAAGTAGATATGCGAAAGAAGACAAATGCAAGTGCAATTCTAAACATGAAactaatgaaaattttaagaagaTTAAAATAGCTTATGATTATTCTAATGATTATGAAACTATAAAAGAACATCTTGAAACTAATAATAACATGTGTGATGCAGACTATAATAAGTATCTTAATAATGCTGTTGAAGCATATAATTCCGTGAGGGAAGATTGTAATAAAGATATTCAGCCACAGTATTGTATTCAACTTACGAGTTTTATATCtgatttttttgaaaacacGTTATCACCATTGCAATGTGATCTTAGAAATGTACATAGAGAAGTCCAACGTAAACATTCATCATCATCTACGGAATTCTCCGTATTAGGCGATCCTCCTGCTATTCCTCCACATGAAGATATGCCAGAAGATGGAGCAAGCATTTCCGCAACTACAGACACAGTTATGCCAGAAATTAAAGAAAGCATTTCCGTACCTACAGACAAATATATGTCTAAAATTATTACGAATGTTTCTTTTCCTATAGGAGCTGCATCCACAATGTTACTTTTGTATAAA TTTACTCCAGTAGGATCATTTTTTCGAAGAAATTTAGGAAAGAACAAAGTAATGGATCAAACAATGAACTCTAGCATGATAGGTGCAATAGGAggatatatttacaataatgaTCAAACTTATTTAGGAAGACACAGATATAACCTTTCATACAGCCCTGAATGA